In the Moraxella osloensis genome, GGTTTGCTTGGATTGCGTTTTTTGATGCGATTTGTACCATTCCGTTTGCTTGGCTACGTTATCACAACCAGCCTGTGAAGTATTCGGTGGTGCGGGTAGTGTCAATTTTGATACAAACTGTGGTAGTTATTGCGCTGTTTCGTTTTGTGCCTATTGAGGCTGCCAAAAGTTTTGGCTTGACCGAGCAAGTGGCGTATCCGTTTTTTGCCAATTTGGTTGCCAGTCTCGCCACTTTTATGATGCTGTTTCCGATTATCAAAAAAGTACGCTTACATTTTGATAAAGCCTTGTTCAAACGTATGATTCGCTATTCTTATCCGGTCATGCTGGCAGGGTTGGCGTTTATGGTGAATGAAAACTTCGATAAAATCATCCAATATTATATGATTGATAAAGGCGATGCAGGGGCATACGGTGGCTGCTACAAATTAGCGGTATTAATGACTTTGTTTGTGACCGCGTATCGGATGGGGATTGAGCCGTTTTTATTCAAACAAATGCACCACGCCAATGCCAAACATACTTATGCCGTGATGACAGAGTACTTTGCTTTATTTGCATCGGTGGTGGCGCTTGGGATTATTGCCAATATTTCATGGCTTAAACGGTTATTTATCACCGATCCCAGTTATTGGACAGCGATTAATATCGTACCGATTATCGTCATTGCGAACCTATGTTTTGGGATTTATTACAACCTATCAACTTGGTATAAAGTAACTGACCGTACTGGGATTGGCTCAGCCATCTCGTGGCTTGGGGCGGGACTGACTATTTTGCTTCATATGCTGTTTTTAAAGCAGTATGGCTTTATGGTGTCGGCGTGGGTGACGCTTTTTGTTTATTTCCTCATGATGATAGTATCGTACGCGCTTGGACAGCATTTTTATCCGATACCTTACCAAACCAAAAAAATCGTTTTCTTTTTGGGCACGCTGATGCTGTTTAGTGTGATAATCGTCAGTGCTTTTCAAATGAATTTTTGGTTATCCAATACCTTATTACTGGTCTATATTGGCTTAATCGGCTATAGCGAGCGCGCGCTATTAAAACGTTTGGTAAAAGTAAAAGCGTAATGATTGAGCCTTAATAACATTTTAATGGGTTTCAGTATTTAATTTAGCCAAATTATCCTTATATCAGTTACTAGTCGCAATTGATTCACCTTGCGCAAAAAAGTTTGCTATAGTAACAGCAGGAGAATCAATGAATTGCTACTTACCTGTGATAGACATGGGTAAGTCATCTCATGAGAAGGAGTTTTTCATGCAACAATCAAGTACGCCACAAGCAGCTACCGAGCTTGCCAATCCTCTATTAGCGAATAATGAGCAACTGATAGCAGTGTCTGCCAAAGACATTGTCAAACAACATCTCGATAAGCTCGGTATACCCCAAGATATTGAGATTGATGATGCCGAATTTGCAGAAAAAAAACAGCGCATTGCCGATTTGTTAAAACAGCATAATGCCACGTTAATTGCTCACTATTATACCGACCCAAAAATCCAAGCAATTGCCGAAGCCACAGGCGGTATCGTGTCGGATAGTTTAGAGATGGCAAGGTTTGGGCGTGATAGTGATGCTGATGTGTTGATTGTTGCAGGCGTCAAATTTATGGGTGAAACCGCTAAAATCTTAAGCCCAGCAAAAACGGTATTAATGCCAACGCTAGAAGCCACTTGCTCACTAGATTTGGGTTGTCCGATTGAAGATTTTAGCGCGTTTTGTGACCAACATCCTGACCGTACTGTGGTGGTGTATGCCAATACCTCAGCGGCTGTTAAAGCGCGAGCAGATTGGGTGGTGACATCGAGTATCGCAGTTGAGCTCATTGACCATCTAGACAGCCAAGGTGAAAAAATCATTTGGGCACCTGACCAGCATTTGGGGCGTTATATCCAGCAAAAAGTGGGTGCAGATATGCTACTGTGGGATGGCGCTTGTATCGTGCATGAAGAGTTCCGTAGCCGCAGCCTAAAAACCATGAAAGAGATGTACCCCGATGCGGCGGTGCTAGTGCACCCAGAATCACCGATTGAGATGACCCAAATGGCAGATGCCGTCGGTAGTACCAGTCAGCTGATTAAAGCGGCACAAACCCTACCGCACAAGATGTTCATCGTCGCCACCGATCGCGGTATTTTTTATAAAATGCAGCAAGCCGCGCCAGATAAGGTGTTTATCGAAGCACCGACGCGTGGGGAAGGTGCAACCTGTCGTTCCTGTGCGCACTGCCCGTGGATGGCGATGAATGATTTAGACCAAATCATCCATGCACTGGAGAAAGTAGGCACGCCTGACGCCGTACCGCACGAGATTTTTGTTGATGCGCAGCTAATCGAACAAGCTAAAAAACCCTTAGATCGAATGCTCGCGTTTGGTGCCACGCTCAAAAAATAGGCGTTAACAACCATTGTCTGTTTTTAAAATATTGAAAAAAGTCGTTGACAGCCTAACTAACTTGCTTTAATATACGCACCACTTAGCGATGATAGCCTTTAAGCTCACCATTGTTAAGGTATTGAAGTAACAATCAAGCCTAGTTAGGCAATCGGAGTGTAGCACAGCTTGGTAGTGCACCTGGTTTGGGACCAGGGGGTCGAAGGTTCGAATCCTTTCACTCCGACCATTCATTCTTTAAACTTAACCAAGTTAAAAGATGAATCAAGAGCCGAGCAGGCTTTTTTTATGCGCCTGTAGCTCAGTTGGATAGAGCACCCGCCTTCTAAGTGGGTGGTCACAGGTTCGAATCCTGTCAGGCGCGCATTTTGCTAGTCTGTAAAACCTACCTTATGGCGGATGTAGCTCAGTTGGTAGAGCCCCGGGTTGTGATCTCGGTTGTCGTGGGTTCGAGTCCCATCATTCGCCCCATATTCTAAAAAGCCCTTAATTCAATGAATTAGGGGTTTTTTTTATCCCTTATCTATTTATCGTGTTTGCAAATTTGTTATAAAAAACAATGGTTGTGCTACACTTTTTTATGATGCACCATTATTTATTTTATATATTAGGGTCATATAGTGTACTAAAAGATAAGCTCGTAAAGGTAAATTGGCAATAGCGTAACTTTACCTGATAACAAACCTAAAATAAAATCGCGTGAGACCCTGAATATGAGACGACGTAACGCTATGTGTCATCAACTTGTTATGACCAGCTTTGCTATAAGTGCTTGCTTACTTGTCAATACAGCCCAAGCGGCTACTAGGTTGCCAAAATCCCCTTGGCAATCGCATGCATCACTCAAAAGTAGCCAAGTTAGCCCAATTTACCACCAGCAATGGCGACAATCTGATTATAAATATTGCCCAATTTTAGCCATTGCTAATCATTCATCAGTGAATGTTAAAACTGCACAATCCCGCGCTGCCAATTTTTCAGGTGGCTTTGCGGTGGCGTATGATTTGAAGAACTATAAAGGCAAGCCTTTGCGCAGTGCTTACGGCGTAGCCAATGCCGGTACGACGTCTAAGCGTGACTTGTATGAGGGCTGGGCATATCGTAAAAACTATGCCGATGGCAGTTATGTGACGCTTGGGCGAGAAGGCAATAACCCACAGGGTAAAATGCTGGCTTATATAGTGCTGAACAATGGCTGTTTTTATAACATTTGGAGTCAGTTAAGTAGTGAGCATCTGCAAAAAATGATTGGTCAATTACGCTATGTCAATTGATGAATCAAACAGTAGCTAAAAAAATAGCTATAAAAAAGTAGCCATAAAAAAAGCAACGTTGCCGCGTTGCTTTCTTGGAAAATTTCTTTTTTTCGAATTTGTTTTTTTTGAAAGTTGCTCGTTTTAAATTTTCTTGTTTTAAGCAAAGTTATGCAAAGAAATTTTCTAGCACCTTACGTTGACTGCTTTGCCAGTGTGACCAGTCTTTGGCAGAGTCCGCCAGTGAGCCCCGCCAGCCTTTGATATTACCTTTCATGCTAGATAACCGATGTTGGCTGGTGGTATTGAGCAGTGTCGGCTGTTTTTGCAAACGCTCAAGCGCAACCAAGGCAGCAGGGCGGTCATTACACAATAATCCCATATCGCAACCTGCCGTTAAGGCAGCCGCAATACGGTCACCTGCATCACCTGCAACATGTGCCGCTTTCATCGACAGGTCATCGGAGAACAATACCCCATTAAACCCTAGTTTGCCACGGATAATTTGCTGCAGCCAAATCGATGAAAACCCTGCAGGTTTGTTATCAACTGTGCTAAATACCACATGAGCCGGCATGAGTGCATCTAGTAGCGGCTTGTTGCGAATAAACGGCTGCATATCATATTGGCGAATCTCATCATAACTGCGCTCATCGGTGGCATCATCCACATGAGAATCCGGGGCAACTGAGCCGTGACCGGGAAAATGCTTGCCCGTGGTTGCCATTCCAGCAAGCTTCATGCCTCGCATAAATTCAGCAGATAAGGCAGTGATTGCAATCGGATGGGCGTGAAACGCGCGATCCCCAATCACGCGGCTCACCCCATTGATATCAAGTACAGGCGCAAAACTAAAATCAATCCCAACTGCTAGTACTTCGCTTGCCATCAAATAGCCCGCGCAATAAGCCAGATCAAGCGCAGTGATCGGGTCATGCTCAAACCTTTCACCAAGTTTACCCATCGCAGGTAGCGGCGAAAAACCCGCGCGCAAGCGAGCGACACGTCCACCTTCTTGGTCAACGGCAATTAGAATATTGGGTTTGATGGCACGCATACTATCGGTCAGTTCGCGTACTTGCTCAGGGCTTTCTACATTGCGCCCAAACAAAATCACCCCGCCAACTTCCGGTTGGCGTAGCAGCGCTTCGTCTGCTAGGCTAAGCGCTGTGCCTTCAATATCGAGCATGAGTTGACCGACTGCTTGCATGCGGTAATCCTTCTGGGTATTGCTTGCCGCCAACGGTTAGATATAGTTGGCGGCAGAAAAGTTTTGAAAAAACATAGCATACGCTTTTTTTGATAAAAATGCGACTAGCTTACTGGCGATTATTATTAGCGAATATTACTGACGGTTAAGCCGTGATGGTGACGGCAACAAACTGACATCACTCACCCGACAAGGATTGATATCAATCCCGCCACGGCGTGTGTACCATGCGCGTACCATGAGCGTTTTTGGCGCAAAGGCTTGGGTTAAATCACTAAAAATCTGCTCAACGCATTGTTCATGAAAGCCATTATGCTGACGAAAGCTCAAAATATACTCAAGCAGTCCTGCTCGGTCAATTGGTTGGCTATCTATCTGAATTTCCAGTGTTCCCCAATCTGGTTGATTGGTGACAGGGCAGTTTGAGCGCAGTAAATGCGAATGCAAAATTTGTAACTGGCTATCCGAGGCGCCTTGATCGGCAACGGTCAAGCTTGAGGAATCGACATCACTGACAATGGCGATTTTTTTACCGCTATTATCTAACGCGTTATCAATACAGTCACCCTGTGGCGCGCTGATGGGTAAGCTATTTGCGATGTTTACCTCAAAAATCTCAAGCGTCACATCAGTTTTTAGACAAGCGGATAAGTCTTTTTCCACCGCTGCTTTAACAGCTTGTTGATTGTCAAATTCAGTGAAATTTAGGCTATTAAAATAAAGTTTGAGTGATTTTGATTCGACAATATAGTCTGATGTGGCAGGGATGGCAAGGCGCACCATTGCCACCTGTGAAATACCGTGCGAATTCAGCCAAGACATTTCAAAAACCTGCCACCAGTCCATGCCGATGCTTAAGGCGTCAGCAGGCAGCGCTAGCTTCGCCCGTCCTAATGCGCGCGGAATGGGGTAGAGCATATCGGGGGCATAGGTTTTTGGGTAGCTAGTGGATTGACCCAAAATACCGTGAGTTTCAAGTGGTTTCATATTTTTTTAATTTAACTAAGTTATCTAAGTTATAAACGAACGCGTGAGCCATCTGCTAAAAGATAATACGCAATGCCATAAAATATCGCGGTAAAAATCCCAATCGCCACCAAAGATGACCATACATTGACATCTGAATGACCCAAAATACCATAGCGAAAAGCATTGACCATATAAACAATGGGGTTTAGTAGCGATATGTTTTGCCAAAATCCTGATAAATCTTTAAGTGAATAAAACACGCCGCCTAGATACGTCAAGGGTGTCAACACAAAACTGGGTACGATGGAAATATCATCAAACGAGCGCGCAAATACCGCATTAATCATACCGCCCAGTGAAAATAATGCCGAGGTCATCACCACGGTAAAAATCGTGACAAACGCATGCACCAGTGATAACTGAGTAAAAAACAACGCGAGCACCGTCACAATCGCGCCAATGGTCAACCCCCGAAACAAACCGCCCGCGATAAAGCCCAGTAAAATGGTATGTTTAGAAATCGGACTGACCAGCATCTCTTCGATATTACCATGAAACTTGGTGGCAAAAAAACTCGATACCACATTGGAGTAGCTATTGGTAATCACCGACATCATAATCAAGCCAGGCACGATAAACTGCATGTAGGAGACACCGCCCATATCGCCAACCCGAGAGCCAATCATTTTACCAAAGATGATAAAATACAAACTCATGGTGATGGCAGGGGGCAACAGCGTTTGCGGCCAAATGCGAAGAATTCGGCGGATTTCCTTGACTAACAAGGTGTTAAATGCGACCAACTGGTGCTGAAAATCCATGTTAATTCTCCAATTTTTCAGTCAAATTATTTTCAACAATCCCTAAAAACAGCTCTTCAAGGCGATTGGCTTTGTTACGCATACTCGCTACCTGAATATTTTGAGCATTTAACTGGGCAAAGACATCATTTAAACTGTCGCCTTTTTTGAGCGTGACTTCAAGGGTCAACGGGTCTGGCTGCTTGGTTTTTACCACATTGGTTAAAGCAATTGATGACAGATAAGGTTGCGCCAAATCAAACACAAAGCTTTCCACATCAAGGCTGGTAAGCAAACTTTTCATATCGGTATTGATACGAATTTCACCCTGGTCAAGGATAGCAATGTTTTTACACAGCTGCTCAGCTTCTTCTAGGTAATGGGTGGTTAAAATAATGGTCGTACCTTCTTCCGTGTTAATTTGCTGCATAAAATCCCACATCGAGCGGCGCAGTTCAATATCGACCCCTGCAGTCGGCTCATCCAAAATCAGCAGTTTGGGATGGTGCATTAAAGCACGCGCAATCATCAAACGGCGTTTCATACCGCCAGAGAGCATGCGCGCTTTGTCATCGCGTTTTTCCCAAAGCCCCAACGCTTTAAGGAGTTTTTCGGCATGCGGGCGAGATTCCTTGGCAGGTATACCGAAATAGCCCGCTTGGGCAATCAAAATATCTTCGATTTTTTCAAACTGCATAAAGTTAAATTCTTGCGGCACCACACCTAAGAACTGCTTGGCTTTGGCAGGCTGTTTAAGCAAATCTACCCCAAAAATTTCTACCGAGCCTGAGCTGGGTTTAAATAGCGAGCTGATAATACCAATGGTAGTGGATTTACCCGCACCATTGGGACCGAGTAGGGCAAAAAATCCACCTTGGGGTACGGTCAAATCAATGCCTTTGAGTGCGGCAAAACCATTTGGATAGGTTTTGGTGAGCTGGGTGATTTTTAGAGCAGGGATGGTAGTGTCAAAGTTTGCCATAGCAATGCAGGTTCTGGTTAAAGGTGAGACCTTAATGGGGATGGGTTGGACAGTTTAAAGATTTAGGTGAACTAAGTTTATAGTGGTTAAGTTAAATTATATCAATGATACAATTAAAAAAGCCTATCAGTTGATAGGCTTCATCTGGACTAAAAATGACTATTTGGATTGAGACACCATATAATCAACCGCATTGGTCACTTCCACATCTAGCAAATCAGCGTTACCGCCTTTGGCTGGCATGGCATTAAAGCCTTGTAGCGCGTGTTGGTGAAGGGTAGCGGTACCTTTAGCGATACGGGGACCCCAAGCGCCTTTATCACCAAATTTTGGTGCACCTAACAGACCTGCAGTATGACAAGTATGGCAAACACCTTCATAAATTACTTTGCCTTCACGTGGTTTATCTGGATCAGCGGCACCCAATGCAGCGGCAATAGTGATATCACACTCTTTACCTTCAAAACAAACTTTACCTTGGGGGGCAATACGTGCGATTAGATTTGGGTATAATGCAACCAATTTTGCAACTTGAGGTGGGTCTTCAGGTGCTTTTTCTGCTTCCTTTTTTGCGGGAGCAGCAGAGGATGCAGGGGCTGAAGCAGTTGCCGTACTTGAGGCTGTCGCGGTACTTGAAGCGCTAGCGGTAGCTGATGCCGCTGCGGGGGCACTGGCTTTATCCTCAGCTTGGCTGACAGCGATACCCGCAAGACTTAGCATAGTAACCGCTGATAACATCACTACTTTTTTCATTCGTCACGTTCTCTCAAACAGGTGAATTAAATTATCGTAATACTTTTAAAACGGACAACATTAGCCATTAGATTGCTCGATTGTATCCGTTGGTGCAATATTGATGCGATAAATGTTACATAGATTTATTTTCCATACTATTATAAGGGAAAATTATCTGAAAAAGCTATGCTTATTTGATATGTGCTATCAACTTTGCCGAGCAGTTTTTAGCAGTAATTTTGATGATTTGCTTATTACACGAAAAGTTTGCTAAAATAGCCCACTGCTTTTTTTCAATGCCAATCAAAGCGTTCGTAGCTCAACTGGATAGAGTACAGGTCTCCGAAGCCTGTGGCGTGGGTTCGAGTCCCGCCGAGCGCACCATTTTATTGATTTTATCCTTAATATAAAACATTAATTCTATTGATAAATTCACTATCATCTGCCCTTTAGTTTACTTCATTATCATTGATTGTTTTATCCTTGATAAAAAGTTTGTTTAATCTATTAATTGACCAACAATTAGATTGAATGATAAAACGGTTTATCCCCATTAATAGTGGCACGGTGCATGACACGATGTACGGTATCGCCATAATCATGGGTCGCATAGTGCTGCGTGGCGCGATTATCCCAAAACGCAATGTCATCATTTTGCCAGTGCCATCTTACCGTAAACTCAGGTTTGCTAATATGTTGGAATAAAAAATTGAGTACCGCTTTACTTTCTGAGTCGGACAATTCATTTATCTTTGTGGTAAAGCCTTCATTCACAAAAATCAATTTTTTACCAGTGACAGGGTGAGTGCGAATGACAGGATGCACCACAGGCGGATTGTCAACTTGCGCTTGTTGCCACTGGGCAAAGCCCTCGGGGGTATTGCCAAATCGCTCTTGCGGGAAGGATTGAATAATATTGTGCGTTGCCGTCAACCCTGCCAAAAAAGCGCGAAACGCAGGCGATAAATTATCATACGCCGCATAGCTGCTTGACCACAGCGTATCACCACCAAAGCTTGGGACTTGTTTGGCTGCCAAAATACTGCCAAGCGGTGGCGTTTCGCTAAAAGTCACATCGGTATGCCAAATGGCATTGTCTCGCAAATCGGTTTTATGATTATCAAGCAGTACAATCTCTGGCTGGTTATCGGCTTGAGGGAAAATCGGGTGAATATGCAGTGAGCCAAATTGACGCGCAAAATCCGCTTGTTGTTTTGGGGTAATTGCCTGTTGACGAAAGAATAAGACTTGATGCGTCAATAATGCTTGTTCAATTTCGTGTTGTTGAGCGTCTACCAAAGGTTTGCTAAAGTCGACACCTGTCACCACCGCGCCAATATTTGGGGTAATTTTTTCGATTGTTAATGTGGTCATGATGATCTCCAAATTGTTCAGTTATCAGTTGTTACAGCTGTTTTAATATTTGCCGTACCAAGGGGCAAGGTTGGCTTGTAATTTTCTTAATAAAATTTCTAAAATAAACGCAATCACCGCAATAATTATAATCCCTAGAATGACAATATCCGTCGATAGAAACTGCGCGGCCGACTGAATCATAAAGCCTAATCCTTTAGTTGCTGCTACCAATTCAGCTGCCACCAAAGTCGACCAACCCACACCCAACCCAATACGAATACCTGTTAGGATATGCGGTAAAGCCGATGGTAATGTCACATGCCAAAGTAATTGCGATGGGGTCGCACCGAGCGATAGGGCAGCAAATTGGCGGCTTTTATTAACCGTTAAAATACCCTGCAACGTTGAGATAATAATCGGCGCTAAAATCGATAAAAAGATAAGCGTGATTTTGGTCAGCTCACCAATCCCTAACCAAATCACCAATAATGGCAAATAAGCGAGCGGGGGAATCGGGCGATAAAACTCGAGTAACGGGTCAAAAATAGCCTGAACTGTGCGATTGGTTCCCATCCAAATTGCGATAGGCACACCTACAACCACTGCCAAAACCAAGGCAATAAATACCCGTCCTAGGCTGGCAAAGGTATGCTGTATCAAGGTTGCCGACATATAGCCTTCCGTGGAGACTTTGACAAACTGTTGCCACACACTGGTAGGGTTTGGTAAAAATAAACTTGGCACCAGTCCTGTCGCAGTCACCGCCCACCAAATTGTTAACGCAGTAACCACACTGATAAAGCCCCAGACCACCCCATGATGTTGGGACACAAAAGATGAGGCACGGGTGGGGGGTGTTGTCATGGTAGTCTCAATAACGGCTGCAGTTGGCACTGATTGATGGTCGATTGGTTTATCAGCGGCGCGTGTTGCGGTATCAATCTTAGAAATTGTTTGGCTCGTCATGACCTAATTCCTGTTAAATTATTATGATGAATTGGCGCAGTTTTAGCAGCTGTCAAATACGACCCGCCACAATTTGCTGAAATAACTGTTCTCGCCATTCAATAAACTCACGGTCAGATTTTATGGATCGGGTGCT is a window encoding:
- a CDS encoding ABC transporter permease; the encoded protein is MDFQHQLVAFNTLLVKEIRRILRIWPQTLLPPAITMSLYFIIFGKMIGSRVGDMGGVSYMQFIVPGLIMMSVITNSYSNVVSSFFATKFHGNIEEMLVSPISKHTILLGFIAGGLFRGLTIGAIVTVLALFFTQLSLVHAFVTIFTVVMTSALFSLGGMINAVFARSFDDISIVPSFVLTPLTYLGGVFYSLKDLSGFWQNISLLNPIVYMVNAFRYGILGHSDVNVWSSLVAIGIFTAIFYGIAYYLLADGSRVRL
- the nagZ gene encoding beta-N-acetylhexosaminidase: MQAVGQLMLDIEGTALSLADEALLRQPEVGGVILFGRNVESPEQVRELTDSMRAIKPNILIAVDQEGGRVARLRAGFSPLPAMGKLGERFEHDPITALDLAYCAGYLMASEVLAVGIDFSFAPVLDINGVSRVIGDRAFHAHPIAITALSAEFMRGMKLAGMATTGKHFPGHGSVAPDSHVDDATDERSYDEIRQYDMQPFIRNKPLLDALMPAHVVFSTVDNKPAGFSSIWLQQIIRGKLGFNGVLFSDDLSMKAAHVAGDAGDRIAAALTAGCDMGLLCNDRPAALVALERLQKQPTLLNTTSQHRLSSMKGNIKGWRGSLADSAKDWSHWQSSQRKVLENFFA
- the nadA gene encoding quinolinate synthase NadA, whose translation is MQQSSTPQAATELANPLLANNEQLIAVSAKDIVKQHLDKLGIPQDIEIDDAEFAEKKQRIADLLKQHNATLIAHYYTDPKIQAIAEATGGIVSDSLEMARFGRDSDADVLIVAGVKFMGETAKILSPAKTVLMPTLEATCSLDLGCPIEDFSAFCDQHPDRTVVVYANTSAAVKARADWVVTSSIAVELIDHLDSQGEKIIWAPDQHLGRYIQQKVGADMLLWDGACIVHEEFRSRSLKTMKEMYPDAAVLVHPESPIEMTQMADAVGSTSQLIKAAQTLPHKMFIVATDRGIFYKMQQAAPDKVFIEAPTRGEGATCRSCAHCPWMAMNDLDQIIHALEKVGTPDAVPHEIFVDAQLIEQAKKPLDRMLAFGATLKK
- the queF gene encoding NADPH-dependent 7-cyano-7-deazaguanine reductase QueF (Catalyzes the NADPH-dependent reduction of 7-cyano-7-deazaguanine (preQ0) to 7-aminomethyl-7-deazaguanine (preQ1) in queuosine biosynthesis), with protein sequence MKPLETHGILGQSTSYPKTYAPDMLYPIPRALGRAKLALPADALSIGMDWWQVFEMSWLNSHGISQVAMVRLAIPATSDYIVESKSLKLYFNSLNFTEFDNQQAVKAAVEKDLSACLKTDVTLEIFEVNIANSLPISAPQGDCIDNALDNSGKKIAIVSDVDSSSLTVADQGASDSQLQILHSHLLRSNCPVTNQPDWGTLEIQIDSQPIDRAGLLEYILSFRQHNGFHEQCVEQIFSDLTQAFAPKTLMVRAWYTRRGGIDINPCRVSDVSLLPSPSRLNRQ
- a CDS encoding lipopolysaccharide biosynthesis protein, which gives rise to MNIKRLLGETIIYGIGAILPRVITFLLNPLYINYIDKEAFAIFTSLYAWIAFINILLTFGFETSYFRFSGEDKTGAAEKNVFSTAFWFIAMLAGGFLVMVLLFSNPLSILMDYGNHPEFLRWFAWIAFFDAICTIPFAWLRYHNQPVKYSVVRVVSILIQTVVVIALFRFVPIEAAKSFGLTEQVAYPFFANLVASLATFMMLFPIIKKVRLHFDKALFKRMIRYSYPVMLAGLAFMVNENFDKIIQYYMIDKGDAGAYGGCYKLAVLMTLFVTAYRMGIEPFLFKQMHHANAKHTYAVMTEYFALFASVVALGIIANISWLKRLFITDPSYWTAINIVPIIVIANLCFGIYYNLSTWYKVTDRTGIGSAISWLGAGLTILLHMLFLKQYGFMVSAWVTLFVYFLMMIVSYALGQHFYPIPYQTKKIVFFLGTLMLFSVIIVSAFQMNFWLSNTLLLVYIGLIGYSERALLKRLVKVKA
- a CDS encoding ABC transporter ATP-binding protein, with amino-acid sequence MANFDTTIPALKITQLTKTYPNGFAALKGIDLTVPQGGFFALLGPNGAGKSTTIGIISSLFKPSSGSVEIFGVDLLKQPAKAKQFLGVVPQEFNFMQFEKIEDILIAQAGYFGIPAKESRPHAEKLLKALGLWEKRDDKARMLSGGMKRRLMIARALMHHPKLLILDEPTAGVDIELRRSMWDFMQQINTEEGTTIILTTHYLEEAEQLCKNIAILDQGEIRINTDMKSLLTSLDVESFVFDLAQPYLSSIALTNVVKTKQPDPLTLEVTLKKGDSLNDVFAQLNAQNIQVASMRNKANRLEELFLGIVENNLTEKLEN
- the tauD gene encoding taurine dioxygenase, which codes for MEIIMTTLTIEKITPNIGAVVTGVDFSKPLVDAQQHEIEQALLTHQVLFFRQQAITPKQQADFARQFGSLHIHPIFPQADNQPEIVLLDNHKTDLRDNAIWHTDVTFSETPPLGSILAAKQVPSFGGDTLWSSSYAAYDNLSPAFRAFLAGLTATHNIIQSFPQERFGNTPEGFAQWQQAQVDNPPVVHPVIRTHPVTGKKLIFVNEGFTTKINELSDSESKAVLNFLFQHISKPEFTVRWHWQNDDIAFWDNRATQHYATHDYGDTVHRVMHRATINGDKPFYHSI
- a CDS encoding ABC transporter permease subunit yields the protein MTTPPTRASSFVSQHHGVVWGFISVVTALTIWWAVTATGLVPSLFLPNPTSVWQQFVKVSTEGYMSATLIQHTFASLGRVFIALVLAVVVGVPIAIWMGTNRTVQAIFDPLLEFYRPIPPLAYLPLLVIWLGIGELTKITLIFLSILAPIIISTLQGILTVNKSRQFAALSLGATPSQLLWHVTLPSALPHILTGIRIGLGVGWSTLVAAELVAATKGLGFMIQSAAQFLSTDIVILGIIIIAVIAFILEILLRKLQANLAPWYGKY
- a CDS encoding c-type cytochrome, which codes for MKKVVMLSAVTMLSLAGIAVSQAEDKASAPAAASATASASSTATASSTATASAPASSAAPAKKEAEKAPEDPPQVAKLVALYPNLIARIAPQGKVCFEGKECDITIAAALGAADPDKPREGKVIYEGVCHTCHTAGLLGAPKFGDKGAWGPRIAKGTATLHQHALQGFNAMPAKGGNADLLDVEVTNAVDYMVSQSK